A stretch of Aerococcus urinaehominis DNA encodes these proteins:
- a CDS encoding NAD kinase, whose product MKIAIVNSPNPQSIAIKEQILTFGRAHDLTFDQDQPNLVLSIGGDGTLLNAFHQYESMLDQVRFVGIHTGHLGFYTDWRDDELDLFFDALLQDAGERVSYPLLELKLFHWDGQVTRKLALNEATIRRYEGTMTCDVSIKEDLFELFKGDGLCVATPTGSTGLNKSLGGVVVHPRLDTLQLTEIASINNRVYRTLSSSLLIASDEWIVITPDPAFKSNVMISIDQDTFPIGDVDRLQFAIAKERVHFARYRHMHFWNRVEQSFIGVKSKERGSHFDS is encoded by the coding sequence ATGAAAATTGCTATTGTCAATAGTCCTAATCCCCAGTCTATAGCCATAAAAGAGCAGATTTTAACATTTGGTCGAGCACACGATCTCACCTTCGACCAGGACCAGCCCAATCTTGTCTTATCAATAGGAGGAGATGGTACCCTACTTAATGCTTTTCACCAATATGAGTCTATGTTAGACCAGGTGCGCTTCGTCGGTATCCATACTGGCCACTTGGGCTTTTATACCGATTGGCGCGATGACGAATTGGACCTGTTTTTTGATGCTTTGCTTCAGGATGCTGGTGAACGCGTTTCTTACCCTTTACTGGAATTAAAGCTTTTCCATTGGGATGGCCAGGTTACCCGTAAACTAGCCCTAAATGAAGCAACCATTCGGCGCTATGAAGGTACGATGACTTGCGATGTGTCTATTAAGGAGGACTTATTTGAACTGTTTAAAGGGGATGGTTTATGTGTCGCAACCCCGACTGGCTCAACTGGCTTAAATAAGTCTCTAGGTGGCGTTGTTGTTCATCCGCGCTTAGACACCCTCCAGCTGACAGAAATAGCTTCAATTAATAATCGTGTTTATCGGACCTTATCATCTTCTTTGCTGATTGCTTCTGATGAGTGGATTGTCATAACGCCTGATCCAGCTTTCAAATCTAACGTAATGATTTCAATAGACCAGGACACTTTCCCGATTGGCGATGTTGACCGGCTACAATTTGCTATTGCCAAGGAACGGGTTCATTTTGCGCGTTACCGGCATATGCATTTTTGGAATCGGGTGGAGCAGAGTTTTATTGGTGTTAAAAGTAAGGAGAGGGGTAGTCATTTTGACAGTTAA
- a CDS encoding RluA family pseudouridine synthase translates to MTVKFTWTATQNVLLKSFLQKQGVSRRLLAKLKYHGGQIKVNNHQCTVRYQLEPGDQVTIVLPKEGKQEIIEPISQPIDILYEDEHLIAVNKPAGYTSIPSQYNPQGSMANILKAYYQHRDYDDQMIHVITRLDRDTSGIMLFARHRFAHAMMDQILQKKEISRQYIAFNRKKLPEVHGFIEAPITRKTGSIIERQVGPEGKYALTEYQFDQEAAGINRYRVKLHTGRTHQIRVHFAYQGAPLLGDELYGGQPWQGLNRQALHCHQLSFIHPFTQHPLTIEAPLANDLSQLGFNI, encoded by the coding sequence TTGACAGTTAAGTTCACTTGGACTGCTACTCAAAATGTTTTGTTAAAGAGCTTTCTGCAAAAGCAGGGCGTATCTAGACGTTTACTAGCTAAATTAAAATATCATGGTGGCCAAATTAAGGTTAATAACCACCAGTGCACGGTAAGATATCAATTAGAGCCTGGTGACCAAGTTACCATTGTCCTGCCCAAAGAAGGTAAACAAGAAATTATTGAACCAATCAGCCAGCCAATTGATATTCTTTATGAAGATGAGCATCTGATAGCTGTTAATAAGCCAGCTGGCTATACCTCTATTCCCTCCCAGTATAACCCACAAGGGTCAATGGCCAATATTTTAAAGGCTTATTACCAACACCGGGATTACGATGATCAGATGATTCATGTGATAACGCGTTTAGACCGGGATACATCGGGGATTATGTTGTTTGCCCGCCACCGCTTTGCGCATGCCATGATGGACCAGATACTCCAAAAAAAGGAGATTTCTCGCCAATATATTGCTTTTAACCGCAAGAAATTGCCTGAAGTTCATGGCTTTATCGAGGCCCCAATTACTAGGAAGACTGGTTCGATTATCGAAAGGCAGGTGGGCCCAGAGGGTAAGTATGCCTTGACAGAGTATCAATTCGACCAAGAGGCCGCTGGTATTAACCGCTATCGTGTTAAGTTGCACACTGGCCGTACCCACCAGATTCGTGTCCATTTTGCTTACCAAGGTGCTCCGTTACTAGGGGATGAGTTGTACGGCGGTCAACCTTGGCAGGGTTTAAATCGCCAGGCGCTTCATTGCCACCAACTATCCTTTATTCACCCCTTCACCCAACACCCCTTAACTATCGAGGCTCCCTTGGCTAATGATTTGAGCCAATTGGGATTTAATATATAA
- the mgtE gene encoding magnesium transporter, whose amino-acid sequence MTKDNETLNQPNNEEELEIYNVYQPTDEEIYREIVTELHRGDKAGFREKFFENHTYDQAQIYLNLDPSERAALQDYISPEELAEIYDVIDEEDQESVLGFLYDMSDQYAATVLAYMYRDNAVDILNELGDQQVRRYLHLMPIKAADEISVLMNYAAETAGSLMTTEFVSIFANQTVKSAMALLRAKAANAETIYYLYVVNDDNRLVGVISLKDLLISDSNTMITDIMSNRIVSGDVNENQVQIANKIKDYDFLALPITAETGQLVGIITVDDIIDVIDEEATSDYSGLAAVDVEEQQSFSPGQAAKSRLPWLITLLVLGMGTSTLIGRFEGMISEVATLSLFITLITGTAGNAGTQSLAVAVRRLAAPEDAEDKTLFSLILREITTGLISGLITGIVICTIVSIWQGNLALGLVIGIAMLAAITVANLAGSLIPILMDRLGFDPAVASGPFITTLSDLTSVLIYFSIASQFLVYLK is encoded by the coding sequence ATGACTAAAGACAATGAAACTCTAAATCAGCCGAATAATGAAGAAGAACTTGAAATTTATAATGTCTATCAACCCACTGATGAGGAGATTTACCGGGAGATAGTTACTGAGCTCCATCGAGGTGATAAGGCAGGTTTTAGAGAGAAATTTTTTGAAAATCATACCTATGACCAAGCTCAAATTTACCTAAATCTAGATCCTTCAGAACGGGCTGCCTTGCAAGATTATATTAGTCCAGAAGAATTAGCTGAAATATATGACGTCATCGATGAAGAAGACCAAGAATCAGTGCTTGGATTCCTTTATGATATGTCTGACCAGTATGCGGCGACGGTTCTTGCCTATATGTATCGTGACAATGCGGTCGATATCCTTAATGAGCTAGGAGACCAGCAGGTACGTCGTTACCTACACTTGATGCCTATTAAGGCAGCAGACGAAATTTCAGTCTTAATGAACTATGCTGCTGAAACAGCAGGTTCTTTGATGACTACTGAATTTGTCTCAATTTTTGCAAATCAAACGGTTAAATCTGCTATGGCTTTACTCAGAGCCAAGGCAGCCAACGCAGAAACGATTTATTATCTATATGTCGTAAACGATGACAACCGTTTGGTGGGGGTTATATCCCTTAAAGATTTGTTGATTTCAGATTCGAATACCATGATTACTGATATTATGTCAAATCGGATTGTTTCGGGCGATGTTAACGAAAATCAGGTTCAAATTGCGAATAAAATTAAGGACTATGATTTCTTGGCGTTACCAATTACGGCGGAAACCGGGCAACTTGTCGGGATTATCACTGTTGATGATATTATTGATGTAATTGATGAGGAGGCAACGAGTGATTATTCTGGTTTGGCAGCGGTTGATGTTGAGGAGCAACAAAGCTTTAGCCCTGGTCAAGCTGCTAAATCACGGTTACCATGGTTAATTACCTTGCTGGTTTTAGGTATGGGGACCTCAACTTTGATCGGGCGTTTTGAAGGGATGATTTCTGAAGTAGCAACCCTTTCTCTGTTCATTACCTTGATTACTGGTACGGCTGGTAATGCTGGTACCCAATCTTTAGCGGTTGCGGTGAGACGTTTAGCTGCTCCTGAAGATGCTGAAGACAAGACGCTTTTTTCCTTGATTCTAAGGGAAATTACTACAGGTCTAATTTCTGGCTTAATTACCGGTATTGTTATTTGTACTATTGTTAGTATTTGGCAAGGAAACCTAGCCCTAGGTTTAGTAATCGGGATTGCTATGTTGGCGGCCATTACGGTAGCCAATTTAGCAGGATCACTCATTCCTATTCTAATGGACCGCCTTGGCTTTGATCCTGCGGTTGCCTCAGGTCCTTTTATTACGACCTTGAGCGATTTAACTTCAGTACTCATTTACTTTTCAATTGCTAGTCAATTTTTAGTCTATCTAAAATAA
- a CDS encoding homoserine O-succinyltransferase — translation MPIKVVRDLPAIEKLSNENIFVMDERRAEMQDFRELEILIVNLMPTKEATEEQLLRLLSNSPLQIKVTFLRMASHHASNVSQEHLANFYRTFDDIKDQYFDGLIVTGAPVEHLEFETVNYWQELQAIMNWSKNHVFAELFICWGAQAALYHRYGIEKYPLNHKLFGIYDQYTLEPKAMLMRGFDEVFLMPHSRHTEVLAGDIEASGQLEILVSAQETGPAVVHSRDHHSVYVFGHMEYDAETLGLEYQRDLASGQDIQVPYNYYPEDYPQQRPLLRWRSAANLLVTNWLNYYVYQSTPFVIEKIKDHRD, via the coding sequence ATGCCAATTAAAGTAGTACGTGATTTACCCGCAATTGAAAAATTATCTAATGAAAATATCTTTGTTATGGATGAACGCCGGGCTGAAATGCAAGATTTCCGTGAGCTTGAAATTTTAATTGTTAACTTGATGCCAACCAAGGAAGCGACTGAAGAACAATTACTGCGTCTTTTATCTAACTCTCCCTTGCAGATTAAGGTGACTTTTTTACGAATGGCTAGTCATCATGCTAGTAACGTATCTCAAGAACACTTGGCAAATTTTTATCGGACCTTTGATGATATTAAGGATCAATACTTTGACGGCTTAATAGTTACTGGCGCACCGGTTGAACACCTGGAGTTTGAGACTGTTAATTATTGGCAGGAGTTACAAGCGATAATGAACTGGTCTAAGAACCATGTTTTTGCTGAGCTTTTTATTTGCTGGGGGGCTCAAGCTGCTCTTTACCATCGTTATGGGATTGAAAAATATCCCTTAAATCATAAATTATTTGGCATCTATGATCAATACACCTTGGAACCTAAAGCCATGCTGATGCGCGGGTTTGATGAAGTGTTTTTGATGCCTCATTCCCGTCATACTGAAGTTTTAGCTGGCGATATTGAGGCTAGTGGCCAATTGGAAATACTAGTCTCTGCACAAGAAACTGGTCCGGCAGTCGTACATTCCCGCGACCATCATTCAGTTTATGTTTTTGGGCATATGGAGTATGATGCTGAAACGCTAGGGCTAGAGTACCAGCGAGATTTAGCTAGTGGCCAAGATATCCAAGTACCCTACAATTATTATCCTGAAGACTATCCGCAACAACGACCACTCTTAAGATGGCGTAGTGCCGCAAACTTACTAGTAACTAATTGGTTGAACTATTATGTTTACCAGTCCACACCCTTTGTTATTGAAAAAATTAAAGATCACCGAGATTAA
- a CDS encoding MaoC family dehydratase: MKLTHKQILGPFNSQPINQATIQAYAQASGDFNPIHLDQAAAQAAGFDRQIVHGMLSMGICLQLLTKNFPSDSQFYDYDVKFSQPLLVDQAISLEAQVSKLDDHQAQLKLTARTLDQPDIIILKGKIKLKF, from the coding sequence ATGAAGCTCACGCATAAACAAATTTTAGGCCCTTTTAACTCTCAGCCGATTAACCAAGCTACTATCCAGGCTTATGCCCAGGCATCTGGCGATTTTAATCCGATTCATCTAGATCAAGCAGCTGCTCAGGCAGCTGGATTTGACCGACAAATTGTCCACGGTATGCTAAGTATGGGAATATGCCTACAATTGTTAACAAAAAATTTCCCTAGCGATAGTCAATTTTACGACTACGATGTCAAATTTAGCCAACCCTTGCTGGTGGACCAAGCAATTAGTCTTGAGGCTCAAGTCAGTAAGCTCGATGACCACCAAGCCCAGCTTAAGTTAACTGCTCGTACCCTAGACCAACCAGACATCATCATACTAAAGGGAAAGATAAAACTTAAATTTTAG
- a CDS encoding GNAT family N-acetyltransferase → MQKAVQENYFTIELHAQLPVIEFYQDLGFSSQGEVFEEAGIQHITMTLTINPKI, encoded by the coding sequence ATCCAAAAGGCTGTACAAGAAAATTATTTTACTATTGAGCTCCACGCCCAATTACCAGTTATCGAATTTTACCAAGATTTGGGTTTTTCTAGCCAAGGTGAAGTTTTTGAAGAAGCTGGTATCCAACACATAACCATGACATTGACGATTAATCCTAAAATCTAG
- a CDS encoding GNAT family N-acetyltransferase has product MKFKWTNDLTDQCYQQAIDIRKKVFISEQGVDPDLELDENENACLHCVGYNKDGQPIATARLLPRTPDLIRIQRVAVLANYRHFG; this is encoded by the coding sequence ATGAAATTCAAATGGACCAATGATTTAACTGACCAATGTTACCAACAAGCAATTGACATCAGAAAAAAGGTCTTTATTAGCGAACAAGGTGTTGACCCTGATCTAGAACTTGACGAAAACGAGAATGCTTGCTTACATTGTGTTGGCTATAACAAGGACGGTCAACCTATCGCTACTGCCCGCTTATTACCAAGAACCCCTGATTTAATTCGTATCCAACGTGTAGCTGTCTTAGCTAATTACCGTCATTTTGGCTAG
- a CDS encoding peptide chain release factor 3 — protein MDLHKEVDRRRTFAIISHPDAGKTTITEQLLLYSGAIRQTGTVKGKKSGKFAKSDWMEIEQQRGISVTSSVMQVDYDGYKVNIVDTPGHEDFSEDTYRTLMAVDAAVMVIDSGKGIEPQTKKLFQVCRMRGIPIFTFMNKLDRDGREPMELVAELEEILGIDSYPMNWPMGMGKMYLGNYDIYNKRLELNHPDDFDGLDFIGLDDQGQPESHKELLEQSSVYCDALDEVELITEAGNPFDQAAIAAGELTPVFFGSALTGFGVETFLNAFVDFAPHPTTTETEDGKEISPYNDQVTGFIFKIQANMDPRHRDRIAFVRICSGEFQEGIEVKLDRTDKKLRLNNTTRFMADSREEVKESVAGDIIGLYDTGNFQIGDTIYTGKEPVSFKDLPQFTPELFMKVTPKNVMKQKSFHKGVAQLVQEGAIQLYKTWHTEDYILGAVGQLQFEVFQHRLLNEYNSEVVMEPMGSKIARWIKPEDIDPSMSSSRNLLCKDRYDRPVFLFENQFAENWFQNKYPDVELESLL, from the coding sequence ATGGACTTACATAAAGAAGTAGATCGGCGCCGGACCTTTGCAATTATTTCCCATCCGGATGCTGGTAAGACAACAATTACAGAGCAATTATTACTTTACTCTGGTGCGATTCGCCAAACCGGGACGGTTAAAGGGAAGAAATCCGGGAAATTTGCTAAATCGGACTGGATGGAAATTGAGCAGCAACGGGGGATTTCCGTAACCTCATCTGTCATGCAGGTTGATTATGATGGTTACAAGGTTAACATTGTGGATACCCCAGGACATGAGGATTTTTCTGAAGACACCTACCGAACTTTGATGGCTGTTGATGCGGCTGTGATGGTTATTGATTCTGGTAAGGGGATCGAGCCACAAACTAAGAAATTATTCCAAGTTTGCCGGATGCGGGGGATCCCCATCTTCACTTTTATGAACAAATTAGACCGAGATGGTCGTGAGCCGATGGAATTGGTTGCTGAGCTCGAGGAAATCTTAGGGATTGATTCTTATCCGATGAATTGGCCGATGGGTATGGGAAAAATGTACTTGGGTAATTATGATATTTATAATAAGCGTTTGGAACTTAATCATCCTGATGATTTTGATGGCTTGGATTTCATTGGTTTAGATGACCAAGGTCAACCTGAGAGTCACAAAGAGTTATTAGAGCAATCGTCAGTATACTGTGATGCCCTAGATGAGGTGGAATTAATTACTGAGGCTGGTAATCCCTTTGATCAAGCGGCCATTGCTGCTGGTGAGCTAACGCCAGTCTTCTTCGGTTCCGCCTTAACTGGTTTTGGGGTTGAGACCTTCCTTAATGCCTTTGTTGATTTTGCACCGCATCCAACGACAACCGAGACCGAAGACGGCAAAGAAATCTCCCCGTACAATGACCAAGTAACTGGTTTTATTTTTAAGATTCAAGCTAATATGGATCCACGCCATCGCGACCGCATTGCATTTGTGCGGATTTGTTCGGGTGAATTTCAGGAGGGTATTGAGGTTAAATTAGACCGAACGGATAAAAAATTGCGCCTTAATAATACCACTCGTTTTATGGCAGATAGCCGTGAAGAGGTAAAGGAATCAGTTGCTGGTGACATCATCGGCCTATATGATACCGGTAATTTCCAGATTGGTGATACGATTTATACTGGCAAAGAGCCGGTTTCATTCAAGGATCTGCCCCAATTTACTCCCGAATTATTTATGAAGGTGACACCAAAGAATGTGATGAAGCAAAAATCTTTTCACAAGGGAGTGGCCCAATTAGTTCAGGAAGGCGCTATCCAATTATATAAGACTTGGCATACTGAAGATTACATTTTAGGAGCAGTTGGCCAACTGCAATTTGAAGTCTTCCAACACCGGCTCCTGAACGAATATAATTCTGAAGTGGTAATGGAGCCGATGGGATCAAAAATTGCTCGTTGGATTAAGCCTGAGGATATTGATCCTTCTATGTCCTCAAGTAGGAACTTATTATGTAAGGATCGCTATGACCGGCCAGTATTTTTATTTGAAAATCAATTTGCTGAAAATTGGTTCCAAAATAAATATCCAGATGTTGAATTAGAAAGCTTATTGTAA
- a CDS encoding ATP-dependent Clp protease ATP-binding subunit, which yields MKCQRCGQREAAVHMYANVNGKRQSLNLCPDCYSEMTGSSSNHFNQQNNQGFGLNDLDQIFRQLQQRQMPAGNNPANSKEPAKGRGGNGQDGQGILAQFGVNITDLARQGQIDPIIGRDEEITRVIEILNRRTKNNPVLIGEPGVGKTAVVEGLAQKIVEKAVPQKLLNKEVIRLDVVSLVQGTGVRGQFEEKMQQLLDEVRSDQRIILFIDEIHEIVGAGSAEGSLDAGNILKPALARGELQLVGATTLNEFRQIEKDGALARRLQPVMVEEPSVEEALEIIKGIVPKYQDYHNVKYTDQAIEATVKLSDRYITDRQLPDKAIDLLDEAGSKKNLTIPFVDAESLDEQINQLEKLKQMATEAEDYEKAAYYRDQLNKYQEMRANNQGLAETTPTVDLADIEAIIESKTNIPIGDLQGSEQDQLLNLDKDLKAKVVGQDQAVEAIAKAIRRNRVGFNRKSRPIGSFLFIGPTGVGKTELARQLAQNMFGSKDAMIRFDMSEYMEKHAVSKLIGAPPGYIGYEEAGRLTEAVRRKPYALVLLDEIEKAHPDVLNIFLQIMEDGHITDAQGRRVSFKDTIIIMTSNAGSGGVEANVGFAASSSNNQHTILDKLGDYFKPEFLNRFDAIVEFQPLGKKELIVIVDLLLDQMNDMLAGQDIKVQVDDQAKEKLVEIGYDPKLGARPLRRVIQDQIEDQVADAYLNNPQMHNISFGLNDQGEIMVTDIDHNKDTNNTEEH from the coding sequence ATGAAATGTCAACGCTGTGGCCAACGTGAGGCAGCCGTCCATATGTACGCTAATGTTAACGGCAAGCGTCAATCCCTTAATCTTTGTCCGGACTGCTATAGTGAAATGACAGGTAGTTCAAGTAACCATTTTAACCAACAAAATAATCAAGGCTTTGGTCTCAATGATTTAGACCAAATTTTCCGCCAGCTGCAACAAAGACAAATGCCAGCTGGAAACAATCCAGCTAATAGCAAAGAACCTGCCAAAGGTCGCGGCGGTAATGGCCAAGATGGCCAAGGTATTCTAGCACAGTTCGGTGTCAACATTACCGACCTGGCCCGACAAGGACAAATCGACCCGATAATTGGACGTGACGAAGAAATTACCCGGGTTATTGAAATTCTTAATCGTCGTACCAAAAATAACCCCGTTTTAATTGGCGAGCCAGGGGTAGGTAAAACAGCTGTTGTAGAAGGCCTGGCCCAAAAAATTGTCGAAAAAGCTGTGCCACAAAAATTACTTAACAAAGAAGTGATTCGCCTGGATGTGGTCTCCCTAGTTCAAGGGACTGGTGTTCGTGGTCAATTTGAAGAAAAGATGCAGCAACTTTTAGATGAAGTACGGTCTGACCAACGCATTATTCTCTTCATTGATGAAATCCATGAAATTGTAGGTGCTGGTAGTGCAGAAGGGTCTTTAGATGCGGGAAACATCTTAAAACCTGCCCTAGCTAGGGGCGAGTTGCAATTGGTTGGGGCGACTACCTTAAACGAATTTCGCCAGATTGAAAAAGACGGTGCGCTAGCTCGTCGCTTGCAACCAGTTATGGTAGAGGAACCTTCAGTTGAGGAGGCGCTAGAGATTATCAAAGGCATTGTGCCTAAGTATCAAGACTACCATAATGTCAAATATACCGACCAAGCAATCGAGGCTACAGTCAAGTTATCAGACCGCTACATTACCGATCGACAATTACCCGACAAGGCCATCGACCTTTTAGATGAAGCAGGATCTAAGAAAAACTTGACTATTCCCTTTGTAGATGCCGAATCTCTTGATGAGCAAATCAACCAATTAGAGAAATTAAAACAAATGGCAACAGAAGCTGAAGATTATGAAAAAGCTGCCTACTATCGTGATCAGCTTAATAAATACCAAGAAATGCGGGCCAACAACCAAGGCCTAGCAGAAACCACACCCACCGTTGACCTAGCTGATATCGAAGCCATCATCGAAAGTAAAACTAATATTCCGATTGGTGACTTACAAGGTTCGGAACAAGACCAATTGCTCAATCTTGATAAAGATTTAAAAGCTAAGGTCGTAGGACAGGACCAAGCAGTGGAGGCGATTGCTAAGGCAATTCGCCGTAATCGCGTTGGTTTCAACCGAAAATCGCGCCCAATTGGTTCTTTCCTATTCATTGGCCCTACCGGTGTCGGTAAGACTGAATTGGCTCGTCAGCTAGCCCAAAATATGTTTGGATCTAAGGACGCCATGATTCGTTTTGACATGAGTGAATACATGGAAAAACATGCCGTTTCTAAACTTATTGGTGCGCCTCCTGGATACATTGGCTACGAAGAAGCCGGTCGTTTAACTGAAGCAGTTAGACGTAAACCCTATGCCCTCGTCTTATTAGATGAAATTGAAAAGGCTCATCCCGATGTCTTAAATATCTTCTTACAAATTATGGAAGATGGTCATATTACAGATGCTCAGGGACGACGCGTTTCTTTTAAGGATACAATTATAATCATGACTTCAAATGCTGGATCTGGTGGCGTAGAAGCCAATGTCGGTTTTGCTGCTAGCTCTAGTAACAATCAACACACCATACTAGATAAACTTGGTGATTACTTTAAACCAGAATTCCTTAACCGCTTCGATGCTATCGTAGAATTCCAGCCACTTGGCAAGAAAGAGTTGATAGTCATTGTTGATCTCTTACTTGACCAAATGAATGATATGTTAGCCGGCCAAGATATCAAGGTGCAAGTCGATGACCAGGCCAAAGAAAAGTTAGTTGAAATTGGCTACGACCCTAAATTAGGGGCACGACCGCTTAGACGCGTCATCCAAGACCAAATTGAAGACCAAGTTGCCGATGCTTATCTTAACAATCCGCAAATGCATAACATTTCCTTTGGTCTCAACGACCAAGGTGAAATTATGGTAACTGACATCGATCACAATAAAGATACAAACAACACAGAAGAACATTAA
- a CDS encoding phosphocarrier protein HPr, whose amino-acid sequence MQKQDFNITAETGIHARPATLLVQTASKFQSEITLEYKGKSVNLKSIMGVMSLGVGQGSDVTITADGEDEEEAMAAIAETMKNEGLSE is encoded by the coding sequence ATGCAAAAACAAGATTTTAACATTACAGCAGAAACAGGTATTCATGCTCGCCCAGCTACTTTATTAGTACAAACAGCTAGCAAGTTCCAATCAGAAATTACCTTAGAATACAAGGGTAAATCTGTTAACTTAAAGTCTATTATGGGTGTTATGTCTCTAGGTGTTGGCCAAGGTTCTGACGTAACTATCACTGCTGATGGTGAAGATGAAGAAGAAGCAATGGCAGCCATTGCTGAAACCATGAAAAACGAAGGGCTTTCTGAATAA
- the ptsP gene encoding phosphoenolpyruvate--protein phosphotransferase — protein sequence MMDKYTGIGASDGIAIAKAFLYEEPNLSFEISEAEDADHEVSRLEAAIDQSREDIQGIRQVAQENLSAEEAQVFDAHLTILDDPELKAGFVGKINDASLDAPSAVREVADMFISMFQAMEDNPYMQERAADIKDVTDRILAHLLGVKIPDLSTITEEVVLVAVDLTPSDTAQLNRNYVKGFVTDIGGRTSHSAIMARSLEIPAVVGVGKIASQVKDGQLVLVNGSTGEVVVEPDQATLDHFQAEKEQFAKLKAEWDSLKDADTLTKDGKQFELVANIGSPKDLDGVHANGAEGVGLYRTEFLYMDSAEMPTEDEQYEAYKVVLESLAGQPVVVRTMDIGGDKHLPYLPLPDEMNPFLGYRAIRIGLDQDHLLRTQLRALLRASVYGSLRIMFPMISNLNEFRQAKAIFLEEKEKLQAAGHEIADDIQLGIMIEIPAAAVLADKFAKEVDFFSIGTNDLIQYSMAADRMNENVSYLYQPYNPSILRLIKFVIDASHKEGKWTGMCGEVAGDQTAVPLLVGMGLDEFSMSAPSILKTRSLISKLDSQEVQELARRAIEEMDSSDEVASMVEAYVADLD from the coding sequence ATTATGGATAAATATACCGGTATTGGCGCTAGCGATGGTATCGCTATCGCCAAAGCTTTTTTATATGAGGAACCGAACTTAAGTTTTGAAATTAGTGAAGCTGAAGATGCTGACCATGAGGTGAGTAGACTAGAAGCTGCCATTGATCAATCTCGTGAAGATATTCAAGGTATTCGCCAAGTCGCTCAAGAAAATTTATCGGCGGAAGAAGCGCAAGTATTTGATGCCCACCTAACCATTTTGGATGACCCCGAATTAAAGGCTGGTTTTGTTGGTAAGATTAACGATGCTTCTCTAGATGCGCCTTCAGCAGTCCGTGAAGTTGCTGATATGTTTATTAGTATGTTCCAAGCTATGGAAGATAATCCCTATATGCAGGAGCGGGCAGCTGATATCAAGGACGTGACTGACCGTATTTTGGCTCACCTTTTAGGGGTTAAAATTCCTGATTTATCAACAATTACTGAAGAAGTTGTTTTGGTTGCTGTTGATTTAACTCCTTCTGATACAGCCCAGTTAAATCGGAACTATGTTAAAGGGTTTGTAACTGATATTGGTGGGCGGACTTCGCATTCGGCGATTATGGCCCGCTCTTTGGAGATACCAGCTGTTGTTGGTGTCGGCAAAATTGCTAGCCAGGTTAAAGATGGTCAGCTAGTTTTAGTAAACGGTAGTACAGGTGAGGTAGTAGTAGAACCTGATCAAGCTACGTTAGATCACTTCCAAGCGGAAAAAGAACAGTTTGCAAAATTAAAAGCTGAATGGGATAGCTTAAAAGATGCCGATACTTTAACTAAAGATGGCAAACAATTTGAGTTAGTAGCTAATATTGGTTCTCCCAAGGATCTTGATGGTGTGCATGCTAATGGCGCAGAGGGTGTAGGTCTTTACCGCACCGAGTTTCTTTATATGGATTCTGCAGAAATGCCTACTGAAGATGAACAATATGAAGCATATAAAGTTGTTTTAGAGTCTTTGGCTGGGCAACCAGTAGTCGTTAGAACAATGGATATTGGTGGGGATAAACATTTACCTTATCTGCCACTACCTGATGAGATGAATCCATTCCTGGGTTATCGCGCCATCCGGATTGGTTTGGACCAAGACCACTTGTTACGGACCCAATTGCGTGCCTTACTGAGAGCTTCAGTTTATGGTAGTTTACGGATTATGTTCCCGATGATTTCTAATTTGAATGAATTCAGACAGGCTAAGGCAATTTTCTTAGAGGAAAAAGAAAAACTTCAAGCAGCTGGCCATGAGATTGCTGATGACATTCAATTAGGTATTATGATTGAAATTCCAGCCGCTGCCGTACTTGCTGATAAGTTTGCTAAGGAAGTTGACTTCTTTAGTATTGGTACCAATGATTTAATCCAATATTCTATGGCTGCTGACCGTATGAATGAAAATGTTTCCTACCTTTACCAACCTTATAATCCATCTATTTTAAGATTGATTAAATTTGTTATTGATGCCAGCCACAAAGAAGGCAAGTGGACTGGTATGTGTGGTGAAGTTGCCGGTGACCAAACCGCGGTACCACTCCTAGTCGGTATGGGACTGGATGAATTTTCGATGTCTGCACCGTCTATTCTTAAAACGCGCTCCTTAATTTCAAAATTGGACAGTCAAGAAGTTCAAGAATTAGCACGACGCGCTATTGAAGAGATGGATAGCTCCGATGAGGTTGCTAGTATGGTAGAAGCCTATGTGGCTGACCTAGACTAA